In Populus trichocarpa isolate Nisqually-1 unplaced genomic scaffold, P.trichocarpa_v4.1 scaffold_820, whole genome shotgun sequence, the following are encoded in one genomic region:
- the LOC127904877 gene encoding short-chain dehydrogenase TIC 32 B, chloroplastic-like isoform X2, with translation MRIVIPARDLKKAAGVKEAIQKESPNAEIIIFETDMSSFVSVKRFCSGFLALGLPLNILINNAGIYSQKLEFSEDKIEMTFATNYLGHYLMTELLLEKMIETAEQTGIQGRIINLSSVIHSWVKRDAFCLQKMLSPKSYDGTRAYSQSKLANILHVKEIARQLRARNARVTINAVHPGIVKTGILRASYKGFLTDSLYFIASKLLKSTSQGASTTCYVALSQQIEGVSGKYFADCNESKCSTLANDESEAQKLWMQTHALMQRYLYLPAA, from the exons ATGAGAATAGTGATTCCTGCAAGGGACTTGAAAAAGGCAGCTGGAGTAAAGGAAGCGATACAAAAAGAGAGTCCAAATGCAGAGATAATAATATTTGAGACTGATATGAGCTCGTTTGTTTCTGTAAAGAGATTTTGTTCTGGTTTTCTTGCTCTTGGACTACCCCTTAACATCCTCAt AAATAATGCTGGAATATACTCTCAGAAATTGGAGTTCTCTGAAGACAAAATCGAAATGACATTTGCTACGAATTACTTGG GGCATTATTTGATGACAGAGCTGCTGTTAGAGAAAATGATAGAAACAGCAGAGCAGACAGGCATCCAAGGAAGAATAATAAATCTCTCGTCTGTAATTCACAGCTGGGTGAAGAGAGATGCCTTTTGCCTCCAGAAAATGCTAAGCCCGAAGAG CTATGATGGGACACGTGCATATTCTCAGTCCAAATTGGCTAATATATTGCACGTCAAGGAAATAGCCAGACAGCTCAGG GCAAGGAATGCAAGAGTAACTATCAATGCGGTACATCCAGGCATTGTGAAGACTGGAATATTGAGAGCTAGTTATAAGGGCTTTCTCACAG ATTCCCTTTACTTCATTGCGTCCAAGTTACTAAAATCAACATCTCAG GGTGCATCAACCACATGTTATGTTGCTTTGAGTCAGCAAATAGAAGGTGTGAGTGGCAAATACTTCGCAGACTGTAATGAAAGTAAATGTTCAACTCTGGCAAATGATGAATCTGAAGCACAGAAACTGTGGATGCAAACCCATGCACTGATGCAGAGATATCTGTATCTACCAGCAGCATAG
- the LOC127904877 gene encoding short-chain dehydrogenase TIC 32 B, chloroplastic-like isoform X1, with product MKETWRYLAGIAGPSGYGSNSTAEQVIQDSACLVPPHLTAIITGATSGIGVETARALAKKGMRIVIPARDLKKAAGVKEAIQKESPNAEIIIFETDMSSFVSVKRFCSGFLALGLPLNILINNAGIYSQKLEFSEDKIEMTFATNYLGHYLMTELLLEKMIETAEQTGIQGRIINLSSVIHSWVKRDAFCLQKMLSPKSYDGTRAYSQSKLANILHVKEIARQLRARNARVTINAVHPGIVKTGILRASYKGFLTDSLYFIASKLLKSTSQGASTTCYVALSQQIEGVSGKYFADCNESKCSTLANDESEAQKLWMQTHALMQRYLYLPAA from the exons ATGAAGGAAACATGGAGATATCTAGCAGGCATTGCAGGCCCAAGTGGTTATGGCTCAAATTCAACTGCTGAGCAAGTTATTCAAGATTCTGCTTGCTTAGTCCCTCCCCATTTAACTGCCATCATCACTG gggCTACATCAGGTATTGGAGTGGAAACAGCAAGAGCACTAGCTAAAAAGGGTATGAGAATAGTGATTCCTGCAAGGGACTTGAAAAAGGCAGCTGGAGTAAAGGAAGCGATACAAAAAGAGAGTCCAAATGCAGAGATAATAATATTTGAGACTGATATGAGCTCGTTTGTTTCTGTAAAGAGATTTTGTTCTGGTTTTCTTGCTCTTGGACTACCCCTTAACATCCTCAt AAATAATGCTGGAATATACTCTCAGAAATTGGAGTTCTCTGAAGACAAAATCGAAATGACATTTGCTACGAATTACTTGG GGCATTATTTGATGACAGAGCTGCTGTTAGAGAAAATGATAGAAACAGCAGAGCAGACAGGCATCCAAGGAAGAATAATAAATCTCTCGTCTGTAATTCACAGCTGGGTGAAGAGAGATGCCTTTTGCCTCCAGAAAATGCTAAGCCCGAAGAG CTATGATGGGACACGTGCATATTCTCAGTCCAAATTGGCTAATATATTGCACGTCAAGGAAATAGCCAGACAGCTCAGG GCAAGGAATGCAAGAGTAACTATCAATGCGGTACATCCAGGCATTGTGAAGACTGGAATATTGAGAGCTAGTTATAAGGGCTTTCTCACAG ATTCCCTTTACTTCATTGCGTCCAAGTTACTAAAATCAACATCTCAG GGTGCATCAACCACATGTTATGTTGCTTTGAGTCAGCAAATAGAAGGTGTGAGTGGCAAATACTTCGCAGACTGTAATGAAAGTAAATGTTCAACTCTGGCAAATGATGAATCTGAAGCACAGAAACTGTGGATGCAAACCCATGCACTGATGCAGAGATATCTGTATCTACCAGCAGCATAG
- the LOC127904878 gene encoding kinetochore protein SPC25 homolog isoform X2 yields MEWKATETVRAKMESLRLICDRDAQIQLQKMDSFTASFSNSMDSVKARAEETVQNQGKLGRLKSSLKEADGEFVKVLAVKTQKEAKQLVTRDSISATRARIQKLQKSVQVQRARRDEHAAIMSQQSLALATSKETEHQDIDHRREIQEAMLWYNMVLGFKIEGVKFTFNNINLKNPYKEYSFTIRYENDMYTLLACDPQLNDTKQLIHELNKTNGLFKFVRKLREKFQEAAPLGFLPQSTTLHQETTISVSAPVFSDVSESPSTTSQTSDELKRNSKRSRHGRGGRQAIMSPVSVRRSPRFKGKK; encoded by the exons ATGGAATGGAAAGCGACGGAAACTGTACGAGCAAAAATGGAGTCCTTGCGGTTGATTTGCGACAGAGATGCCCAAATCCAACTGCAGAAAATGGACTCCTTCACGGCGTCGTTTTCCAACTCTATGGATTCAGTCAAGGCCAGAGCAGAAGAAACTGTGCAGAATCAAG GGAAATTAGGGAGGTTGAAATCTAGCTTGAAAGAAGCTGATGGTGAATTTGTTAAAGTTCTGGcag TTAAGACTCAGAAAGAGGCCAAGCAGCTGGTAACAAGGGACTCCATATCTGCTACAAGAGCTAGAATACAAAAACTTCAAAAGAGTGTTCAAGTTCAAAGGGCCAGGAGGGATGAGCATGCAGCAATCATGTCCCAGCAATCTCTAG CTTTGGCAACATCCAAAGAAACAGAACACCAAGACATCGACCATAGAAGGGAAATTCAAGAGGCAATGTTATGGTACAATATGGTTCTTGGCTTCAAAATTGAAG GGGTAAAATTCACATTCAACaacatcaatttgaaaaatccATACAAGGAGTACTCTTTCACCATTCGCTATGAAAATGATATGTACACAT TGTTGGCTTGTGATCCACAATTGAATGACACCAAACAGTTGATCCATGAGTTGAATAAAACCAATGGCTTGTTCAAATTTGTCAGAAAATTAAGAGAGAAGTTTCAAGAAGCTGCACCACTTG GATTCTTGCCTCAGTCCACAACTCTTCATCAAGAGACAACAATATCTGTGTCTGCTCCAGTTTTTAGTGACGTAAGTGAATCTCCATCAACGACAAGCCAAACTTCAGATGAACTCAAAAGAAATTCCAAGAGAAGTAGGCATGGAAGAGGAGGGAGACAGGCAATCATGTCTCCTGTATCTGTTCGCCGGTCCCCACGCTTTAAG GGTAAGAAATGA
- the LOC127904878 gene encoding kinetochore protein SPC25 homolog isoform X1, translated as MEWKATETVRAKMESLRLICDRDAQIQLQKMDSFTASFSNSMDSVKARAEETVQNQGKLGRLKSSLKEADGEFVKVLAVKTQKEAKQLVTRDSISATRARIQKLQKSVQVQRARRDEHAAIMSQQSLALATSKETEHQDIDHRREIQEAMLWYNMVLGFKIEGGRGVKFTFNNINLKNPYKEYSFTIRYENDMYTLLACDPQLNDTKQLIHELNKTNGLFKFVRKLREKFQEAAPLGFLPQSTTLHQETTISVSAPVFSDVSESPSTTSQTSDELKRNSKRSRHGRGGRQAIMSPVSVRRSPRFKGKK; from the exons ATGGAATGGAAAGCGACGGAAACTGTACGAGCAAAAATGGAGTCCTTGCGGTTGATTTGCGACAGAGATGCCCAAATCCAACTGCAGAAAATGGACTCCTTCACGGCGTCGTTTTCCAACTCTATGGATTCAGTCAAGGCCAGAGCAGAAGAAACTGTGCAGAATCAAG GGAAATTAGGGAGGTTGAAATCTAGCTTGAAAGAAGCTGATGGTGAATTTGTTAAAGTTCTGGcag TTAAGACTCAGAAAGAGGCCAAGCAGCTGGTAACAAGGGACTCCATATCTGCTACAAGAGCTAGAATACAAAAACTTCAAAAGAGTGTTCAAGTTCAAAGGGCCAGGAGGGATGAGCATGCAGCAATCATGTCCCAGCAATCTCTAG CTTTGGCAACATCCAAAGAAACAGAACACCAAGACATCGACCATAGAAGGGAAATTCAAGAGGCAATGTTATGGTACAATATGGTTCTTGGCTTCAAAATTGAAGGTGGCAGGG GGGTAAAATTCACATTCAACaacatcaatttgaaaaatccATACAAGGAGTACTCTTTCACCATTCGCTATGAAAATGATATGTACACAT TGTTGGCTTGTGATCCACAATTGAATGACACCAAACAGTTGATCCATGAGTTGAATAAAACCAATGGCTTGTTCAAATTTGTCAGAAAATTAAGAGAGAAGTTTCAAGAAGCTGCACCACTTG GATTCTTGCCTCAGTCCACAACTCTTCATCAAGAGACAACAATATCTGTGTCTGCTCCAGTTTTTAGTGACGTAAGTGAATCTCCATCAACGACAAGCCAAACTTCAGATGAACTCAAAAGAAATTCCAAGAGAAGTAGGCATGGAAGAGGAGGGAGACAGGCAATCATGTCTCCTGTATCTGTTCGCCGGTCCCCACGCTTTAAG GGTAAGAAATGA